TATACTATGGAAGGTAAGCCTACCAATCATTACTGTACTGACTGTATTTCTGCAGACTTCAAATAGCTCTGAATctccacacacaccagcactcTTCTCTGGTTTATATGATAGCTGTTGACTCATCTGACTGATCTGTAACCTCCATATGGGGCCATTAGTCTAACATTTGCCTTACCGCCCACAtgcaccctcctcttcctcctcccccccctccacccctaGTGTGGCTTCTTCCAGAGGGCCAGCAGGAGGGAGATGTATGAGGCCAAGGCTCAAAAGGCTGAGATGAAGATCCAGCCCTctgagacagagaggctgactGAAGACTACTGAGGCCCCCATGGGTCCCCCCAACAGCACACACCAGTGGGGCTTTTGGGTAACAACATCGCTACAAATGGATTTTCTTTTGAATACTCTTAATTACAGCACTAAGCCTGGGGTGTGATTGAGCTTGCTTACCActtaactttctttttctctttcaagtCCACTATTTGTATGTACCTAACACTGCTTGTACTTCCCTTTCAGCCTAATAATGTGTATTGCTCTGTTATatactgtctgtctgcactaCTGTCATCCGTTTTCTTCATCTTAATCAGTGTGGGTTTATCTTTTAACTAACTTGATTTTCCTCAGCCTATGAATCCTAAATCTTCTTCGCAACGCATCATTAATCCCAGCTCTCCTGCTGTGTAAGTGTATCCTCTTTAATGTcaccttcttctctttctcttttctcactaGCTTGGATTCTTCAAGCGAGCCATCTACTACCGGATAATGCCAAAGCACCAAGGGGTGAAGATTTGCAAGGCTGAGCGCTATCAGTTCAATCTGGGATTTCAGCCTGAGGAGCCACAGAAAAAGTACTGGATCACAAACTGGACAGAGATGCAGCATTACTACTGAGGCTTTCTATTTTGGACCCTGATCCACTCACAGTCACATTGGTGTGACATGGGCCAAAAAGCAACATTGGGCTAAATCAAGGCCCCTGAACTCAGTGGCGCATGGACTAATTGTGGATAGTTCATTCAATTTTTTTATAACTTCAGTAGATTTCAACTTTTCCAGTGCAATATACTGAACATTTGTTTCAGAGATTGtaatttttaagtattttggATGAATGCAGTGTTGTACATTGGAATTTGGTTTGCATTCAAGAGTTAATTGTGAATTGCTTTGATTATGTTGCAGGTTTTTATGTACTGAACTCGGTGTTTGCAtgaattttttaattatttttttctttctgcatcctCTGAGAAAACGTTGATGGTTATtcaacatgttattttctactatgtctgttttcctctctaATAAGAGGAATAagtctgttgattttttttgctgtgataATGTATGTCTGTCCCTTGGCATCACTGAGGTCAGTGGTTGTAGTTTGTGTAAGGATTTTAAATCTACAGCAGTCATTTTGGAGTTCATTTTGAAACTGCACTTAAAATATGTTGACCAGCATCCATTCTGTCATGACTAGACATGTGTCTTTAGTAAGTTATGTCAAATGCAGTTATGATTGTGGCAGTGATGTCACATGGAAAAAGTGactatttctattttattcacGGTACGTAGAAAAATGTCCCTGATTTTAGTGAAAAAGTACAGAGAGGTACGCAGTACTTACTGGTgaatatgacattttatattccaGCTGGGTATGTTTTAATCATCCACTTTAAATTACACAACAAGATTCATCCAGTCACTGCTGCAACAAGCTAAAAAGCAATAGCTTCTTGTCTGTATGCAGAATTAGCCAATGTGTTGATGAGATGGTGGGAGCTTacttgattattatttattacactGCCTTGTGTTATTATAACAAAGAACCGCTCTGGATATCtttaaaaaacatcacataCAAGGAGTCATTTACACTGGATTAAATAATACATGATCTTAAATATGTCTGGAGACTCTAAGCTCTAGCTTAGCTATATTATAACATTATAAAATGTACATAGTGACAAGTTGGattgactgaatgaatgcatATGTCATTGGTCTTTGTTGTTTCAATGTCTCTGAGCTTTGTGCTTTTGTATGACTCAGTAAGATGACACATGGATTGTTTCCAAGTTATTGGAACATGCGGCATTGAACTGACTGGACCAGAAGAAGACATTACTGAACGGTCTCTGATGGGACTAAGTGTTGTGACTGCAGACCTACAGAGGCTCCATTGACTCTGTGAGTAAGGGAAGGGCTAAAATAGATGCACAAACTTTGTTCTCTGTGGTGTTGTTCTTAAATGTGCAGTTTCAAtgtaattaaattgttttttttatcaacatTTGCAATTTAATTCCTACTCTTATCATTCAGTGTGTTCCATCTTGGGAGCACCGTGGGATGTGTATGATACATAAATGCTATTTTTTGTGGAGGAGGTCATTCTCTGCCAAAGTTGGGTGGGTACATTTGGGTATGTGTAAGTGCATGTACTAAGCCCAGCTGCTTCCCAGCTCCTTCGAGTTTGTAGATTTCTCACGAAGCTGACAAAGTCCCTGATTCAAGATCAGGATCAGGAAATGTCTAGTCCTGTCTGTGGTTTTAGGAGCCAGCAGAAGCCAGAAAAACAcattgaaatacaaaacaaaccgGCATTGTCATGTCAGTTTTGAGTAAGGTGAATAAAAGCACCTTATGTTCATTGAAGTATACGTATTTCATTAGAATGTGTTGAAGCTACTAGTCCTCTGTCTGTACTCAATTATCAGGTGCCCTGCTAAAAATATACCTCACATATACAATCTCAGTCTTGAATAGATAGGCagaatacatacacatacttaatgtttttattgtagAAATACAGAGcaccaaacaaaaaagaaacaaaatcaaataaaggtAATCAAAAGTCATAactttacaaacatttttttaaacatttccttCCAAACCATcaaatattgtaaataaattacaaaattgtTCTTTTGCATAGGCAAAAATTAATCGGAAGTGTATACAATAAATATTTAAGACTAAATAAGGAGACCAAAAAGCAGAGAATTTTATCAGATGCACTGTTCACATTGAGGTTGGCACTCTGCTATTCTACAGTAAATCAGGTCTTACTGTAGCCATCACTGTAGACTTTCACTTCAGCTCCATCATGGATGAGgatttttcatgcttttttgaCCTCCTGTACTTGAAGACCATTATGATGGTGGCCACCAAGAAGACAATACCAAGGACCAACAGGACCCACTGGCCAGCTTTGGCAGCTGAGCTGTCCAGACTCATACCCAGGAAGTCCACTTTATCATTTGGAATTTCAActggtggacacacacacacaaaataacaagtAAGTACAGTGCTGGGCTGGGCTGGTTTTCAGGATATGTGGCTGCTTTGTATTAATGACCCTGTTGTTACCGACACTCAATGAAGACAGGGAAACTTACACCCTTCTGACACAGCAGTGTAGTCTGaagaaacaaaatcactttctttcacctcctttATATTCTTTCCACACTCTATTGTTCATATTTGCATATAAATGCTGTATCTCTCTCTTGATCCGTGCAACAACagctgtcttctttttttttctgcttagaATTTCATCAATCTAATCTGTACACATCCTTTCAGCAAGATCTCATCACTCaaacaggaggagcaggagattGATTTCACTGTAAGCCGCAgcaggataaaaacaaaatgaatgctgCTGTGTAAAGACATTGTGCCTTTTTCttcttggggaaaaaaacatttgacttgGAGATTTTAAAACTTACTTAACACAAATTTACAGCATTGCACCTTGCTCACATGcacttttatatatatgtttctCTGGATGAATCAACACATGttgatgaatgaatgtgtttgacCTTACCCACAGTTTCCTGTTGTACAGGTTTCCAGTCATACTCTGGCCACCCACGAACATCTTTGTTGTTATCGTTCTCTTTCTCCAGCCACTGAATAAGAGGTTGGAAATACTCCATGAGCGGCTGAGCACTCATTTTGGGCTGGCCGGTGATCATGGTCATGGCCTCGGGCCAGGGCTTACTGAAGCCCAGCTTCATCACATCACTGCAGACATTAACACAGATCGGAGAGGAAAGGTCAGAGGACATGAGGATCAGTAGTAAGAGTGTGTTCTAGAGATAATCATGCACATGGCACGGAGCATGTTTTCACCAGCTGCCTTCCCTGACACTAAAATCTGTGTTATCAGCCATAGCACAACAGTGCTGCTATCATGACTGTTCTCTAtggaacaaaataaacacaaaatgtgatcaaatattttgttttcctaaTATATGTGCGCATATTAAATCCAATTCTAAAGGCTGACAGAGCTGAGATTTCACTTAACTTCTAGTTACTCTGAAGTTTTTACAACTGTACCATTAGATACAGAAATGAATGATGCATAAAGGATATTTGTGGAAGCACTATCAGTTGTCTGCCAAAATTCATTATGAGCAGGGAGCTCTGCATGTACTGATGGTGTGTGTACTGACCCCAGAAGCTTCCCAGCCTCTTTAGATTGGTAGATATCGCAGGTATGTAGAGGCCCAACATGCTTGGCAGCATCACACAGAGCCTTGTGGAACTGAAACTGGATGATGAAGCTCACAAAGTACCTGAGTGAAGATCATCAAACATGTGCTGTCATGACtgttgacagaaaaacacagcaaagcacaaaacaacTCGCCATTGTCACACCAGTTGCTCGTAATGATGACTAATTTTATTGAGCCATGTGAAGCAAGAATATATTATGTTCTTTGATGCATCTATCTTATCTATCCACAGTGTGTTGAAGCACTTATCAATCTGTCTGTGCTCGGTTATCAGTTACCCTAATTGTTCTGCTGAATCATGAATATTTTTACCTCACGTAGGGCACATTAGCAGGGATGTGGAACTTTGCACCTGGGTCGAAGTCATCCTCAGTACGGGCTACAGGAGGGCACAGTCCCTGGTACTTCATTCTGTAATGCAATAAAGTATAATCTAGTTTTTCAAAAGTTAATTTTTAACAAATGCAGTAATTTATTACACAATCAAGTTTACTGATAGCTTACCGTATATTCATTTAATAATCCTTTTTTAGATGATAATCATTGCACTTTGTAATTGTAAAAATGTCGGTGAACTTTACCTGAGGTTCCACCATTCTTTGTTGTATTCCGCTGTAGGGATGCGTCCATCAAATACCTTCCATCTCCACTGATCCATCAGGTAGCCAAATGGTAGGAAGGCGATTTTGTCAAGCGCCATGCTCATTAGGAAGTTGATATCACTCTCTGCAGGAGAGCacagaaaaaccaaaatcaTGACGTTTTGCAATAACATCACATATTTTTACAGAACTGTATAACAGACGTGGGCATGGTCACTCACCATGGTTGCTTTCAACTTTGTCCAGGAGCCCGATGCTCTGCAGATGTTTGGGTGTGGACACAGACAAGGCTAATACATCACCGATAGCCTCGTGGAAGCCAGGATTGGCTCCATCACGGAAGGACACGGGCTGGTCTTTGTACTGCAGGAAGTACTGGACGTGGCCCATTTCATGGTGCACCGTGATCAAGTCATCCATAGTCACAACAGTACACTGTTTGatcctgcagacacaaacagcaaaaaaaccATAATCATTACATTTTTCTGACCTCTATTTAATACAAATACATGGTACTTTGAACGTTAATATAGCAGCAAAGAAGTAGTCCCTGTGTAATGATATTGTGGAATAATGGTGAAGAATTAATTCAcgctccctctgtgtgtgttgtaatctgagcttttctttcttcgTTAAAGTTAATGGCCACCTGTTTTTCTAACTTTACTGagtgcatttattttgtctgagaTGCTGGTGCTGTGGTGTGATATCTAGTGGCAGTAAATGTCATATTTGCTCAGATAGCAGTTAAACTTTTATGTTAAACTCAGGCTGAATTTCTGGAACAGAAGCTCAAGATTTAAACTGGTTTCTTATACCAAAATAAACCATTGTACAATTTACCATCATGTCTATGCTTGACTATGAAGTTATCCTGTACTCACATGCTGGTGAATCACAAAGAGCTTTAAAACTCGTCTCATTGTCTGAATTTCAACATTTAGTGCTGATGGTGCTACATTTATGTTAGTTACTGACtatctatttgttttttatcttatttcttTTGTTACACTAATATCTAATGGTTGCAAAGTTTGAGAGAAATTTCTGTATTAAATTTGGGCAAGTTGACTGTGCTGTCATAACACTTATTACTAAAAAGTTAGGttcttaaaaatgtattttacctGAAGTCCTTTCGATTATAGAAATCCCACGCAGAGGCGTGACACACCACCCGCCGTCCGTCAGATGGCTTCTCCAGCATGGACTTGTCCCAGAACTCTTGTGGCATTGGCAGCAGACCCAGAGAAGTGAAAAACTTGTCTGATTCCTGGAACATTCTGATGGCATTCCAGCCCTGAATGAGAAAAgtaacattaaaatgtgaatgtatgtgtatgtgtgtttgtatatattaAGAGATTTGTAGGCAATGAGAAATTCAATGTTTGGAAAAAGCAAcagctttgtttaaaaataGATGAGTGCACCAAGTGTAAATAAATTACGGTTAGAAATGGACAGAGGGTAATATACTTGTTTCCCTTGAAAGTATGTATACAGTTTAGTCACGTATATTCATGTAAGCACGCTACATGTCAGTTATGAATGACTGTTgctttttgctgcttttatacGGTGCAGTTTAAATCATCTGTGTTTATCCTCATTCTGCTCGACCCTCCAGTTCAGACAGAATCTGAGatttttcagtgaaacaaactCTTTCTTGACATCCAAAGCTGCAGAGCAAGTGGTGAACaaatgcatgagtgtgtgttctttgtgtatATCCTTATTCATGTGTGCAACACCAATCATTAGGCAAGCTGGTTGATGTGTTCATTCACCTGTGCCACCATAGCTGGAGTAGCGTCAACCTGCGTGGCATCTGGGTAGGGCATGACTAAATCCATTATGCCAGACCAAGTCTGTGCCCACATGTTGCCTGAAAGGACATAAGACAGCATTCACATATTGTATTTCTACATCTGCAAAGTTATGGTGGCAAGTTGTCTCCTGCTCTGCCAGTATTAAACCAAGTGGGATTTGTGACTGTGAGTCAGTCCAATCCCTAACCGAGTGGAACTGTCACACCCTATCTCATGCTTTATGCgtctgaaaacaaattaaatccCTCCTAAATCCAAATGCATCTACAGCCCACAACAGAATATCAATGGGGTATGCTTCCACATAAATGGAGAGTTCAGGCTAGAGTGTTAGAATCCTTTAAATTCCATAGTGAAATGATGACTAAAGTGTGGTTTTGGCCTGTGACCTTAGCCTCAACTGCTGAAAGTTTCTTCCTGCTACTTACCCAGCAAATGAGCAGGAATGGGTCCCTTCAGGTTGATGCGGTCAGGGCCATACTTTTTGTACAGAGCCCTGCGAACATAGGCGTGAACATTCAAATAGAGTGGCTCCAGCTCTTTCCACAGAGTCTCCAGGTCATCCTCAAAGGTAGGGGTTTCATATAGGGAGCGCCAGAAAGCCCCATTGTCAGAGTGATCTACAGGCAATACCGGAGATAAAACAATCATCAGCGTAAAGTTATTTCCTAGAAAAGCTGACTCTGTGTATTCCAGACAATATCAATCAGCCACTTCTCATTGTTAGCTCTAGAAAGTAAAATTCTCAAACTGCTGTCTTACACTCTCCTGGGCCCTCATTGTTGTAATTATCAAGCAAAGGAGATCAGGGAGAATCTGAAGGTGTAAAACTACTGTTAAAGGTCATACCATTTAGTCTTGCAGCTTTGTTGGCCAGTTCAACATATCTCTTGTAATCCTGACGTAGTACTTTGCCAGCAGAATCTCTCCAACCTTTCCAGGCAAATAACAATTCATCATAATCCCTGGACTCTGCCATGATCTTCTGGAGATCTGAAAACAGAGCACATTCTTTTGTTACACTAACTTAACCTCCTGTATGCTGTGCAGTGCAGAATATTCATGATGCCTTTTTTCAGaagattcattttgttttgttttgtcttgtgaaATATTCATTATTACACCTATCACAgttattatttcactgtttgcTCCTAGGCTAAATTTacttcattattcattattagcattaattaatttaattaattaatttggagtAAAACTACTCTTCATATTAGTATTAGCATATATTCCATAGTCCTACCTGGATCCAGTGGATGGCATGTCccattttttctgcagacatcAGCTACACTGTACTTGGTCTCCATGTTGGACAGGAGATTGTTgtactgaaaaggaaaaggcaTCCACCAAGCATTAGATACATCTGAAACCACCAGCAATTATCTGGTTTTGGTATTTGGTAAATGAATGTTGCAGCTTTACAAAGTGTCATCGGGTGAAGGGAAGAGGATATAAGCATGTAAGAGAAAAAGGTGACTCTCAAAACTAAACTTGAGAATCACTGAACTATGTTTAATTTACATTCTTCAAAAAGAGTTTGAACTATGTTTAATTTACATTCTGAGCTACAGTCATGGTTTGTTTTAGAGTGCACCAGCCCGACAGGtttaaaaacaaacccaaagtATTCCATCTTCTGCCTACACTGTACTAGTGACTGCTAAAAACGCGACCTTACCACCACATTCATATTGGACTGACTGAGTTCCAGTTGGAAAGCACCAAgggaacatttttttaactaTCAAAGCacagcaacattatcatttgaTGAAGGCAGTATGGAAGTTTTGCTTGTATACACTATAGGAATATTATTAGTTCATTACTTAAGACATCTGGCATATGTCCAGTGTCACACAGCTCATTTGTCACCTCTAAGATTTAACTTTCCTCATTCTGGGTTAGTGTCTTTAGTGCTACTAGCTATTCTCTCGTTAGCCAGataatgttagctagctaaaGCTGATGGATGTCTATCAGCGTGAGCAAGTGCCTCATGCAAATTTGCCTCCAATAAGCAACTTTCTGGCTGTTCTTTCATTgtagttgtgtgttttctgcatcaTGCGCATTTATAACTCTGTGTACCATTTGCTGCATCTGGTTTTCTGAGGCAACTTTTAGacctttaaaagaaatatttgagaAACTGAACGTATTTCCTCCACACCTCTTCCAGTTCTGCTGGGGGCAGAGCAGCCCTCTCAATGTCACTGAGTTTTTTGATGATGCGTTTGACCGAGTCATCCTGGAAGTCAGTGGTGTCGTACTCACGGGCCCTCTGTCCATACTTCAGGGTGTGGGCTGACATCGCCAGGTTCTTCTCAAGCTAAAGAAGAATAATGAATACTCTTTAATTTTTCGATTTTTGCATTACTTGTCAGTGTCATCAGGCTGATTTGATGGATGAATGGGTGGATAAATGGATGGACAggtgaaaaaaatacacagatacTTTAGGcggacagacagaaacatgcatACATGAGTTGATTAGTGATTTACTGATGCAATTCATAGTTGATTCACTGACACATTTTGATTAACCAATCATTTTATTGATTCCGTAACTTAATGCACAAAATCAACACAAGATGCAACAATcctttatgttttattgatgCGAAATGACACTTGAACAATGGTGAGGTGACCTCAGAGGCGTAGGTCACTCAGAGGGTCTCACCATCGCCTGCTTATTATCTTCGTTGATGTCAGTGTTGTACTTCCAGGAGGCCTCAGTGTAGGCATTCCACACcacctctgctgtgctgttgtaCTCATCCAGAAATTTCTGTGCATCAAGCTCATCTGTATTCTTGTCTGGGTAAACAAGGAGAAGGACAAGTCAGCTGAAATGCAGAAAGCGTACTGTAAATAAAGATCTGTGTAATTAAGTTTGACAAATTCTGTCACATTTAACAAAATTATGATGTGTGAATCGTGATTAGAATGTACAAAAACCACAGGCTCCTCTGTTTTGTGGGAGATTGCTTTAAATGGAAAAGAAAGCTGtacttttcactttgtgtgcatgcagagaAATTCAGACTGTGAAATACTTTaccaaagcaaaagaaacagtttgcaccactgcaccacatCTAATCCATCCTGCCCAGTCACAAATTATTTGCTTTAAAGTTCACAATTTATTAGAATGCAGCTAAAGCTCTTGTGTTGTATTGTTTCTTCCACATAGTGTTAAACTATGCTTTTTGTTCCTCTCTTACCAATGTCCCCAGGATAACCCTCAGGGATGGGTGGAACCCAGTTGAAGTCAGGCCATCCCAAAGTctcattcagtttttcattttggtttttcaGCCATTCAGTAATGGGCTCAAAGTATTTCATCAGTGAGTTGGCATCCAACTTGTTGGTGCCTATAGCCTCCTGGAGTACCTCTGGCCAAGGTTTGGAAGAGCCAGCTTGAAGAATTTTTCTGGAGGAGGTAGAATGAGAAGGTATCACACCATCACTGTTTCCACAAAGCATTATTCGTGTTCAACAGAGGCCCAATCAGTTTACTAACTTCAAAATGGCCCCTGCTTCTGCGGAACGGTAGATGTCACATTTGTGCAAGGGACCGGTGTGATTAGCTGCCTGGCACAGTTTTTCATGAAGCTGGAACTGCAGGATGAAGCTGACAAAATacctgcagagggaaaaaatacttttttaaacactgacagaaatcaTAATGAGAATTGAGGTAAGAAAACTATAAGATGGTGAGAATGCTACATGCATGTGTTAAAGAAACCAacagtcaaaatgttttttttaactaagtGACATTTCCCACATTGTTAGAGGAACCATCTGGTTTCAGATAATTTTCTTTTGGACCCTCCTGCAACAAGCTTCCTGGTAttgtagggttttttttattgttttaaaccCCACTCAAGTGCCAATAACTGCATCGAGATTACAGCACACACTACCTTAATCTCCAGCTCACCATCAGTTAGTTAATTCACCATTTTACAATGCCCCTcatgtatgtacacacatacacaaacacacaattattGCAATTGTGTGCTGAAACAGTGCTGACCTCAATTTGTGGAAATTAAAACTCAAAAGTTGTCCTGTCTTTAGTGTTTCGTTCTCTTCACTTTGTAACAGTAAAGGTAATGTATTTATCAGACAGCTAGGGAAAAACTAAATACACATAATGTGAATATTGAATACCCAAGGTGATTGGCTTTATCTCCTCTGTTTCTACATAAATATGGGGCTGGAACAAGATGCTACCTGATGTATGGTGTGTTTCCAGGGATGTGGTATTTTGCCCCTGGATCAAAGTGGTCTTCTGTACGTCTGGAGGGTGGGCAGATACCTTGatattttgtcctttaaaaagaaatagagagaaagagttaGAGCACACTGGCATAAGTGAGATAACTAAGACATGTCTTCTGGGAAGTTATTCCAGTTGTTTTAGGTTGTCCATCCATATCCAAGAGTCAGCTGGAAATGTGTGTTGTTCTTCCTGTAACACCTCACTTCTCACATTACAGTGGCTATAACATAACAGTTTTTTTATTACATGATAACAATGGcaatgtaatgtgaaaacagtctgaCAACATTAAAGGGGCCTCTTGCAGTAATGAACGTACAGATAATTATCATCCAAATAGCTTTAGTAAATTGCTTAAGTTTCAGTTCACACTCTCCACTCTCATATGGTTGTTTTTGACCACAGCAGGGTCCCATTCCCAGTCAAAAAGCTTGAAAAGCCCACTCCACACTAACTGCATAGTACCAAACTGACAGGCACTGGTGAACATGACAGAGAATTTAGCAACTTTGGAGTCAGATATCACaatcaaaatcagaaacagTTGGCCAGTTTTGTTGGCCAAGTTTGCTGGCACACACAAGGAATTTGTCAGGGAAGAAATAGTCTGGCACTTAACCCCCTGTAAACCTACAACTTGTTGCTTTTACACTTTAGTtttgtgcagattaaacaaGATACAATGTGTTAAATAGTGAGATTTTCTGGATTTTTGGACAGAGCCATTGCTGGCTGTTTCCCCATTTCCGATCCTTACATCTAAATTAAGTTAACCAGCTACAAGCAGCAGCTTCATATTCATTGTATTTACTTAGAAATACAATGAATAAACTTGTATTTACTAAGAAAGTGAATAATGATATTCcccaaaaaacatcaaactttTCAAAATATATTGAACCAGGTAATAAAAACGTACCTGAGGTACCACCATTCTGAGTTGTACCGATTTTCAGGGATTTTTCCACTGAACACCCCCCATCTCCACTGGTCAATGAGGTAGCCAAAGGGAAGGAAGGCTATCTTTTCCAGAGCCATCTTTAACAGGTAGTTGATGTCAGTTTCTGGAAAAACACAATGCCATATTTATTAAGCATTTGATGCTGAATAAGATATCTGTCTTTATCTAACTGTGTAATATTGGGAATTAATCCACATGTGTTTAGTATTTCAGTGgcttggattttatttttgtccatctTAGTGTCTTTACCATTGTCAGAGGTCACGGTTTCCAGCAGACGAATGGTTTGCAGATGTTTAGGTGTGGAAACGGAGAGAGACAAAACATCACCAATAGCCTCATGAAAACCAGGGTTGGCTCCACGACGGAAGCCCACAGGCAGGTCCTTGTATTGCAGGTAATACTGGACGTGTCCCATCTCATGGTGTACAGTGAAGAGCTGCTCCATCGTCACAGTAGTGCACTGTTTGATCCTATAGATGATGAAACATCAATACAACTGACTAATGGCTTTGTATTATCAAGCTTTATCAACAAGAATACCAATAAGTGGATTAAGTCTTTAAGTGTTAGGACTGTCTTGTGCTTAATCTGATTCCGTTGAAACTATGCAATAAAGTTCTGACTCTCAGATTTAATTCAAGGGTGTTGACATCCTCATACAGTAAAGTTTTTAAACCTTCACAAGAGTAAAAAGTGAGTCCTATACAGATCAATGGAAGTGAAGCTCTAATTTTACCTGAAGTCTTTACGGTTGTAAAAATCCCAAGCAGATGCATGGCACACCACCTCTCGACCCTCTGGCTTCACCAGCATGGATCCTTCCCAGAACTCATCCGGCATCTCGTCCAAACCCAGAGAGGTGAAAAACTCCTCGGCCACACGAAACATGAGCGTGGCATTATAGCCCTGTGCAGAGGAAACAATCACACAAGACACAATTCACTTCAGTGACATCTGTCaaaagtatatataatataatttgtGCTGATTTGTGGTGGCATTTTTTCTATAGGTGACACACAATCTTTGTCCCACACTTACTTGCTTGATCATTTCATCAGTCACATCCATGTTGGGTTTGTCAGGAAATGGGATCATCATATTATAAATATTGTTCCATGTCTGGG
The Scatophagus argus isolate fScaArg1 chromosome 21, fScaArg1.pri, whole genome shotgun sequence genome window above contains:
- the ace gene encoding angiotensin-converting enzyme, which produces MGTGVDRFLWTVLLLLPVLGLSEALRESWLPGDYADTTDDALRFLSDYNSTAEEVLFFSVSASWNYNTNITDYNSNLQVTASLEEQAFSSAWGLKAKQVFSPAVLNALSDPKDKKLMGKIKILGAANLPLDKREKYNEILSEMDKIYSTAKVHPEPNISWSLEPELTDIMATSRSYKRLLYVWEGWHNASGVPLKKLYPEFVTLSNAASQADGFADTGAEWRSWYETETFEQDLEQLYRTIEPLYQNLHAFVRRQLYNQYGSKYINLKGPIPAHLLGNMWAQTWNNIYNMMIPFPDKPNMDVTDEMIKQGYNATLMFRVAEEFFTSLGLDEMPDEFWEGSMLVKPEGREVVCHASAWDFYNRKDFRIKQCTTVTMEQLFTVHHEMGHVQYYLQYKDLPVGFRRGANPGFHEAIGDVLSLSVSTPKHLQTIRLLETVTSDNETDINYLLKMALEKIAFLPFGYLIDQWRWGVFSGKIPENRYNSEWWYLRTKYQGICPPSRRTEDHFDPGAKYHIPGNTPYIRYFVSFILQFQLHEKLCQAANHTGPLHKCDIYRSAEAGAILKKILQAGSSKPWPEVLQEAIGTNKLDANSLMKYFEPITEWLKNQNEKLNETLGWPDFNWVPPIPEGYPGDIDKNTDELDAQKFLDEYNSTAEVVWNAYTEASWKYNTDINEDNKQAMLEKNLAMSAHTLKYGQRAREYDTTDFQDDSVKRIIKKLSDIERAALPPAELEEYNNLLSNMETKYSVADVCRKNGTCHPLDPDLQKIMAESRDYDELLFAWKGWRDSAGKVLRQDYKRYVELANKAARLNDHSDNGAFWRSLYETPTFEDDLETLWKELEPLYLNVHAYVRRALYKKYGPDRINLKGPIPAHLLGNMWAQTWSGIMDLVMPYPDATQVDATPAMVAQGWNAIRMFQESDKFFTSLGLLPMPQEFWDKSMLEKPSDGRRVVCHASAWDFYNRKDFRIKQCTVVTMDDLITVHHEMGHVQYFLQYKDQPVSFRDGANPGFHEAIGDVLALSVSTPKHLQSIGLLDKVESNHESDINFLMSMALDKIAFLPFGYLMDQWRWKVFDGRIPTAEYNKEWWNLRMKYQGLCPPVARTEDDFDPGAKFHIPANVPYVRYFVSFIIQFQFHKALCDAAKHVGPLHTCDIYQSKEAGKLLGDVMKLGFSKPWPEAMTMITGQPKMSAQPLMEYFQPLIQWLEKENDNNKDVRGWPEYDWKPVQQETVVEIPNDKVDFLGMSLDSSAAKAGQWVLLVLGIVFLVATIIMVFKYRRSKKHEKSSSMMELK